A single Thermaerobacter sp. FW80 DNA region contains:
- the sigI gene encoding RNA polymerase sigma factor SigI translates to MGASPLGTDQLIVAAKAGDDDARNELIRAYTPFVLKVASRVCGRYLHPGQDEEISIGLLAFNEAIDRFDARRGNNFIAFAETVIKRRLIDHFRKQTATRVAVPFSDLETEDEDGHPVNQVDIQAALDRHALAEEAWERRQEILRLQQELAQFGIRFSDLVESCPKHKDARDRAIQVARRLATVPAYREALLKNRTLPLRELAADPLVQASRKTLERQRKYIVAVALILMGDYVYLQEYVA, encoded by the coding sequence ATGGGTGCCAGCCCCCTGGGGACGGACCAGCTGATTGTCGCGGCCAAGGCGGGGGACGACGACGCCCGCAACGAGCTGATCCGGGCGTACACCCCCTTCGTCCTCAAGGTGGCGTCCCGCGTCTGCGGCCGCTACCTGCACCCCGGCCAGGACGAGGAGATCAGCATCGGGCTCCTCGCCTTCAACGAGGCCATCGATCGCTTCGACGCCCGCCGGGGCAACAACTTCATCGCCTTCGCCGAGACGGTGATCAAGCGCCGGCTCATCGATCACTTCCGCAAGCAGACCGCGACCCGGGTGGCGGTCCCCTTCAGCGATCTGGAGACGGAGGACGAGGACGGCCATCCCGTCAACCAGGTGGACATCCAGGCGGCCCTGGACCGCCATGCCCTGGCGGAGGAAGCCTGGGAGCGGCGTCAGGAGATCCTGCGGCTGCAGCAGGAGCTGGCCCAGTTCGGCATCCGGTTCAGCGACCTCGTGGAGAGCTGTCCGAAGCACAAGGACGCCCGCGACCGGGCGATCCAGGTCGCCCGGCGCCTGGCCACGGTTCCCGCCTACCGCGAAGCCCTCCTCAAGAACCGCACCCTGCCCCTGCGGGAGCTGGCGGCCGACCCCCTGGTGCAGGCCTCCCGCAAGACCCTGGAGCGACAGCGCAAGTACATCGTGGCCGTTGCCCTGATCCTCATGGGCGACTATGTATACCTGCAGGAGTACGTGGCATGA